The following coding sequences lie in one Terriglobales bacterium genomic window:
- a CDS encoding polyprenol monophosphomannose synthase yields MTPHPPVRFSLVLPTYNEAANIERMVPSLQEVFSAAKLADYEIVIVDDDSPDGTGSIADSLAAASAGRVRSLRRKGERGLATAVVAGWKTTKAPVLAVMDADGQHPPEVVPRLLQALDRGADVAVASRYTAGGDIPRWNVVRRLGSKFATLLVRLALPAGVRHLRDPLSGCFALRREVIEGVELKPLGFKILLEVLLRGRVHRLEEVPYVFAPRTGGKSKLGARVAILDAVQLLRSSWQSRRGRP; encoded by the coding sequence ATGACGCCCCATCCTCCTGTTCGCTTCTCGCTGGTGTTGCCCACCTACAACGAAGCGGCCAACATCGAGCGCATGGTGCCCTCGCTTCAGGAGGTATTCAGCGCGGCCAAGCTCGCGGACTATGAGATTGTCATCGTGGATGACGACAGTCCGGACGGAACGGGCTCCATCGCCGATTCGTTAGCCGCAGCCTCCGCCGGCCGCGTCCGTTCGCTGCGCCGCAAGGGGGAGCGCGGACTAGCCACGGCAGTCGTCGCCGGCTGGAAGACCACAAAGGCGCCGGTGCTGGCGGTGATGGATGCCGATGGCCAGCATCCCCCGGAAGTGGTCCCACGCCTTCTCCAGGCTCTGGACCGCGGCGCGGACGTCGCCGTCGCCAGCCGCTACACCGCTGGCGGCGACATCCCCCGCTGGAACGTGGTCCGCCGGCTGGGGTCGAAGTTCGCCACCCTCCTCGTGCGCCTCGCTCTTCCCGCCGGCGTCCGCCACCTCCGCGACCCGCTCTCCGGATGTTTCGCCCTGCGGCGGGAAGTGATTGAAGGCGTGGAGCTGAAGCCTCTCGGCTTCAAGATTCTGCTGGAAGTGTTGCTCCGCGGGCGCGTGCACCGGCTGGAGGAAGTGCCCTACGTCTTTGCCCCGCGCACGGGAGGCAAGAGCAAGCTCGGCGCGCGCGTGGCCATCCTGGACGCCGTCCAGTTGCTGCGTTCTTCCTGGCAGAGCCGCCGGGGGCGGCCGTAG
- a CDS encoding DUF192 domain-containing protein, which produces MPEPPNANSHRRGYAYNRTRQAFLASELRVADTHAGRLRGLMGRRRESFPPGSGLWIIPCHGVHTMAMRFPIDVVYLDADQIVVGLEENVRPWRMTPMVMEAATVLELPPHTIFNTGTSVGDQLEIVRERNHQPTP; this is translated from the coding sequence ATGCCGGAGCCGCCGAATGCCAACTCCCATCGGCGCGGATACGCATACAACCGCACGCGACAGGCCTTCCTGGCCAGCGAACTGCGCGTCGCGGATACGCACGCGGGACGACTGCGTGGACTGATGGGCCGCAGGCGGGAGAGTTTCCCGCCGGGATCGGGGCTGTGGATCATTCCCTGCCATGGCGTGCACACCATGGCCATGCGTTTCCCCATCGACGTGGTGTATCTGGACGCCGACCAGATCGTAGTGGGCCTGGAAGAAAACGTCCGCCCGTGGCGCATGACGCCGATGGTCATGGAGGCCGCCACGGTGCTGGAGTTACCGCCGCACACCATCTTTAACACCGGCACCAGCGTGGGCGATCAACTGGAGATAGTCCGCGAACGGAACCACCAGCCCACCCCATGA
- a CDS encoding type II secretion system F family protein: MALTNLLIAAAMFITLAAAFFFLMAAALSPASLLGARLRALTGVRIEEKKPGVQERLEQALSPLAKALPTSPAELSRARLMLVQAGFREPRHATIYFGSRVVLLGAAVILVVSTNLFLRDPMFAVGLIGLGYVFPSMLLRQKVKARQMALRLGLPDALDLAVICVEAGLGLDQAVQRVGDEMRHVHKDLSEEFGLVNLEMRAGKPRAEALRNLAVRTGVDDMRALVAVLIQTDRFGTSIATALRVHSDALRTERRQRAEEAAAKTTIKMVPVLVFFIFPSMFFVSLGPAAIQLIRNLMPALR; this comes from the coding sequence ATGGCGCTGACTAATCTACTGATCGCGGCAGCGATGTTCATTACGCTGGCGGCGGCGTTCTTTTTCCTGATGGCAGCGGCCCTGTCGCCGGCTTCGCTGCTGGGCGCGCGCCTGCGGGCGTTGACCGGGGTGCGCATCGAGGAGAAAAAGCCGGGGGTGCAGGAACGCCTGGAGCAGGCCCTATCGCCGCTGGCCAAGGCGCTGCCGACGTCCCCGGCAGAACTTTCACGGGCACGGCTGATGCTGGTGCAGGCGGGATTCCGCGAACCGCGGCACGCCACCATCTACTTCGGCTCGCGTGTGGTGCTGCTGGGAGCGGCGGTGATTCTGGTGGTAAGCACAAACCTCTTCCTGCGCGACCCCATGTTCGCGGTGGGTTTGATAGGGCTAGGCTATGTGTTCCCAAGCATGCTGCTGCGGCAGAAGGTGAAGGCGCGGCAGATGGCCCTGCGCCTGGGACTGCCCGATGCGCTGGACCTGGCCGTGATCTGCGTGGAGGCAGGACTGGGCCTGGACCAGGCGGTGCAGCGGGTGGGCGATGAGATGCGGCACGTCCACAAGGATTTGAGCGAAGAATTCGGCCTGGTGAACCTGGAGATGCGGGCCGGCAAGCCGCGCGCGGAAGCACTGCGCAACCTGGCGGTGCGCACGGGCGTGGATGACATGCGGGCGCTGGTGGCGGTGCTCATCCAGACCGACCGGTTCGGCACCAGCATCGCCACCGCGCTGCGAGTGCACTCCGACGCCTTGCGCACCGAGCGGCGGCAGCGGGCCGAGGAAGCCGCGGCCAAGACCACCATCAAGATGGTGCCGGTGCTGGTGTTCTTCATTTTCCCGTCCATGTTCTTCGTCAGCCTGGGTCCGGCGGCCATCCAGCTGATCCGGAACCTGATGCCGGCGCTGAGGTAG
- a CDS encoding type II secretion system F family protein yields the protein MVYIVVLGLFTLIVILVFTVAGAFEERDARARSMRERLLSLERAQDRGHSEELALLRDEILSEIPALNRVLQQSPRVKQIQHFLDQADTGTRAGKFLMVSVALAMVFGALTMEWSNIAPLAVAMAALGGLMPYFFYSYKRARRFQKFEEMFPEAIELLARATRAGHAFTTAIELIGNELGEPVSGEFRKLFEEQKYGLPVRDALLNLGERVPLVDVKFFVTTVMLQRETGGNLAEILDKLSYLIRERFKILRQVRVYTAQGRLTLLILMLLPPSVVAMMAWMDYKFIEPLWKDPIGHGLIAAGVVMQTMGFFLIRRIIRIRV from the coding sequence ATGGTCTATATCGTCGTCCTGGGGCTGTTCACCCTCATAGTGATCCTGGTCTTCACGGTGGCCGGGGCCTTCGAAGAGCGGGATGCGCGGGCGCGGTCGATGCGCGAGCGGCTGCTCTCTTTGGAGCGGGCGCAGGATCGGGGCCACTCCGAAGAACTGGCGCTGCTGCGCGACGAGATCCTGAGCGAGATTCCGGCCCTGAACCGGGTGCTGCAACAGTCCCCGCGGGTCAAGCAAATTCAACACTTTCTGGACCAGGCAGACACCGGCACACGGGCCGGCAAGTTCCTGATGGTCTCAGTCGCGCTGGCGATGGTCTTCGGGGCGCTGACCATGGAGTGGTCGAACATCGCACCCCTGGCGGTAGCCATGGCCGCGCTGGGCGGATTGATGCCCTACTTTTTTTACTCCTACAAACGGGCGCGGCGCTTCCAGAAATTCGAAGAGATGTTCCCGGAGGCCATCGAACTGCTGGCCCGGGCCACGCGAGCGGGCCACGCTTTCACCACGGCCATCGAGCTGATCGGGAATGAACTGGGCGAGCCGGTATCGGGAGAATTCCGCAAGCTGTTCGAGGAACAGAAGTACGGTTTGCCGGTACGCGATGCGCTGCTGAACCTGGGTGAGCGCGTCCCCCTGGTGGACGTGAAGTTCTTCGTCACCACGGTGATGCTGCAGCGCGAAACGGGTGGAAACCTGGCGGAAATCCTGGACAAGCTTTCCTATCTGATCCGGGAGCGCTTCAAGATCCTGCGACAGGTGCGGGTGTACACGGCGCAGGGCCGGCTGACGCTGCTTATCCTGATGTTGCTGCCGCCCAGCGTGGTGGCCATGATGGCGTGGATGGACTACAAGTTCATCGAGCCGCTGTGGAAGGACCCGATCGGGCACGGGCTGATCGCGGCGGGCGTCGTGATGCAAACCATGGGCTTCTTTCTGATCCGCAGGATCATTCGGATCCGGGTGTGA
- a CDS encoding CpaF family protein — MELQTFFERTEYQQVKSTLHRKILDRLNLEKLGKAPSDTAREEVLAVIRDSVSAEAVPLSFAERERLAREILDEIFGLGPLEPLLKDPSISDILVNGHANVYIERAGKLEKTNLSFKDDAHLMQIIDRIVSRVGRRIDESSPLVDARLMDGSRVNAIIPPLAIDGPSLSIRRFGRDPLTDKDFVANKSITEPMLELLKAMVKGKLNILISGGTGAGKTTLLNVMSGYIPSTERIVTIEDAAELQLKQEHVVRLETRPPNIEGKGAVRQRQLVINALRMRPDRIVVGEVRGDEAFDMLQAMNTGHEGSMTTVHANTPRDALSRVENMVSMANLNIPDRSIRQQIASALHAIVQVQRLTDGSRKVISIAELTGMEGEVVTMQEIFTFERRGLDERGKVRGAFKATGIRPKFTDRLNAAGYRLPSSLFETEVVV; from the coding sequence TTGGAACTGCAAACCTTCTTCGAGCGAACCGAATACCAGCAGGTGAAGTCCACGCTGCACCGCAAGATCCTGGACCGTCTGAACCTGGAGAAGCTGGGCAAGGCGCCCAGCGACACGGCGCGGGAGGAGGTGCTGGCGGTCATCCGGGATTCCGTCAGCGCGGAAGCCGTGCCGCTCAGCTTTGCCGAGCGCGAGCGCCTGGCGCGGGAGATCCTGGACGAAATCTTCGGGCTGGGGCCGTTGGAGCCGCTGCTGAAGGATCCGTCCATCAGCGACATCCTGGTGAACGGGCACGCCAACGTGTACATCGAACGGGCGGGCAAGCTGGAGAAGACCAACCTGAGCTTCAAAGACGACGCCCACCTGATGCAGATCATCGACCGCATCGTGTCGCGGGTGGGACGGCGCATCGACGAGTCGTCGCCGCTGGTGGACGCGCGCCTGATGGACGGCTCGCGTGTGAACGCCATCATCCCGCCGCTGGCCATTGACGGGCCGTCGCTCTCCATCCGCCGATTCGGGCGCGACCCGCTGACCGACAAGGACTTCGTCGCCAACAAATCCATCACCGAACCGATGCTGGAGCTTCTGAAGGCGATGGTGAAGGGCAAGCTGAACATCCTGATCTCGGGCGGAACGGGCGCCGGCAAGACCACGCTGCTGAACGTGATGTCGGGCTACATCCCCTCGACCGAGCGCATTGTGACCATCGAGGACGCGGCCGAGTTGCAGTTGAAGCAGGAGCACGTGGTGCGGCTGGAGACCCGGCCACCCAACATCGAGGGCAAAGGGGCGGTGCGGCAAAGACAACTGGTGATCAACGCGCTGCGCATGCGTCCCGACCGGATCGTGGTGGGCGAGGTGCGCGGCGACGAGGCCTTCGACATGCTGCAGGCCATGAACACGGGCCACGAGGGCTCGATGACCACGGTGCACGCCAACACGCCGCGCGACGCGCTCTCCCGCGTGGAGAACATGGTCTCGATGGCCAACCTGAACATCCCGGACCGCTCCATCCGGCAGCAGATTGCTTCCGCGCTGCATGCCATTGTGCAGGTGCAGCGCCTGACGGACGGCAGCCGCAAGGTGATCAGCATCGCCGAACTCACCGGCATGGAAGGCGAAGTGGTGACCATGCAGGAGATTTTCACCTTCGAGCGGCGAGGACTGGATGAACGCGGCAAGGTGCGGGGAGCGTTCAAGGCCACGGGCATCCGACCGAAGTTCACCGACCGGTTGAACGCCGCCGGGTATCGGCTGCCCTCTTCGCTGTTTGAGACCGAAGTGGTGGTGTAG